Proteins encoded in a region of the Mucilaginibacter sabulilitoris genome:
- a CDS encoding penicillin-binding protein, whose amino-acid sequence MGIRTNILLRVYIAFGLILLFAFAVVVQLCRVQFVQGEKWKAMAVSMSAQYRDVEAARGNIFSVDGSLLATSVPEYELHMDMLAGGIAEDSVFNDNIDLLAANLSKMYGDRSAREYSRILRDARREGSRYQLLRRRVSYQELKKIKEFPMFKNRKTKNCLIVLQQNKRIRPFRSLAARTIGYKNENVKNPVGLEGAYSSYINGENGRRLMQRIPGGIWMPVNNDDDEIAAKDGADIISTINVNFQDVAQDALKKQLIKSEADHGCVVLMEVSTGEIRAIANFTRNKDGDYEEKMNYAISNAIDPGSTFKLASYMTLLDQHKIDTSSIINADGGRYKFPKGPTITDTEHDNYEMSVKRAFEESSNVAAAKLVTRYYSGNPWEYINKLYSYHLNEKLDLQIAGEGKPVIKNPSNRSWNKNYTLPEMAYGYEMNLTPLQMLAYYNSVANNGKMIAPIFVREIRRLGNPIEQFQARVINEKVCSDATLGKVRGMLEGVVLNGTGKNVIKNNLYSVAGKTGTAQIADGRKGYTAHKTYQASFCGYFPADHPKYSMIVVINNPTDGVYLAAKVAGPVFREVADRVYANDMEINQTPATHLVGNTSLPKVKQGNLKALKRVYTKLGVKPLYASANARGNGIDTSNGIPFEEVKYKNGTVPAVTGMGLSDALYVLGNAGYKVTVRGSGTVTTQSVTGGSLIPKGSRITIELE is encoded by the coding sequence ATGGGAATTAGAACCAACATTCTGCTGCGGGTGTATATCGCTTTCGGGCTAATATTGTTATTTGCGTTTGCTGTTGTGGTGCAGCTTTGTCGTGTACAGTTTGTGCAGGGTGAAAAATGGAAAGCCATGGCTGTGAGTATGTCTGCGCAATACAGGGATGTTGAGGCGGCACGCGGCAATATTTTTTCTGTTGACGGCAGTTTGTTGGCCACATCAGTACCGGAGTATGAGCTGCACATGGATATGCTGGCAGGTGGTATAGCTGAAGATAGCGTTTTTAATGATAATATTGATTTGCTTGCGGCAAACCTGTCAAAAATGTATGGCGACAGGTCGGCCCGCGAATACTCCAGGATATTGCGCGATGCACGCAGAGAGGGCTCACGTTACCAGCTTTTACGTCGCAGGGTATCTTATCAGGAATTGAAAAAGATAAAAGAGTTTCCGATGTTTAAAAACAGGAAAACAAAAAACTGTTTAATAGTACTGCAGCAGAATAAGCGTATACGGCCTTTCCGCTCACTAGCCGCACGTACCATTGGTTATAAAAATGAGAATGTTAAAAATCCTGTTGGCCTTGAAGGGGCCTATTCGTCTTATATCAATGGCGAAAACGGAAGGCGTTTAATGCAGCGCATACCCGGAGGTATCTGGATGCCCGTGAATAATGACGATGATGAGATAGCAGCAAAAGACGGCGCCGATATTATATCAACCATCAACGTGAATTTTCAGGATGTAGCCCAGGATGCCCTTAAAAAGCAACTTATAAAAAGTGAGGCCGACCATGGTTGTGTGGTGCTGATGGAAGTATCAACCGGTGAGATTCGCGCTATTGCCAATTTTACCCGTAACAAAGACGGCGATTACGAGGAGAAAATGAACTACGCCATCAGTAATGCCATTGATCCGGGTTCAACTTTTAAGCTGGCTTCGTACATGACACTGCTTGATCAGCATAAAATTGATACCAGTAGTATTATAAATGCCGATGGAGGGAGATATAAATTTCCGAAAGGGCCAACCATTACCGATACCGAACACGACAATTACGAAATGAGCGTTAAACGCGCCTTTGAAGAATCCTCAAACGTAGCAGCGGCCAAACTGGTTACCAGATATTATAGTGGTAACCCTTGGGAGTATATCAATAAGCTTTACAGCTATCATTTAAATGAGAAACTGGATCTGCAAATTGCCGGCGAAGGCAAACCAGTAATCAAGAACCCATCAAACCGTAGCTGGAATAAAAACTATACCCTGCCCGAAATGGCCTATGGCTACGAAATGAACCTTACACCGTTGCAAATGCTGGCTTATTATAATTCGGTGGCTAACAATGGTAAAATGATAGCGCCCATTTTTGTGCGGGAGATACGCCGGCTGGGTAATCCTATTGAGCAGTTTCAGGCCCGGGTAATTAATGAAAAAGTATGTTCAGATGCTACATTGGGTAAAGTAAGAGGGATGCTTGAAGGGGTAGTGCTCAACGGTACCGGAAAAAACGTGATCAAAAACAACCTGTATAGTGTGGCCGGTAAGACCGGTACTGCACAGATTGCCGACGGAAGAAAAGGCTACACCGCTCATAAAACATACCAGGCCTCATTCTGCGGATATTTTCCGGCAGATCATCCTAAATACTCCATGATTGTGGTGATCAATAATCCAACTGATGGTGTTTACCTGGCAGCTAAAGTAGCTGGTCCGGTTTTCAGGGAAGTAGCAGACAGGGTTTATGCCAATGATATGGAGATAAACCAGACCCCGGCAACACACCTGGTAGGTAATACAAGCCTGCCAAAAGTGAAGCAGGGTAATTTAAAGGCACTAAAAAGAGTTTATACCAAATTGGGCGTAAAGCCATTGTACGCATCGGCAAATGCCCGGGGCAATGGGATTGATACCAGTAACGGTATTCCTTTTGAAGAAGTGAAATATAAAAACGGTACGGTTCCGGCAGTAACCGGAATGGGGCTTAGTGATGCCTTATATGTTTTAGGAAATGCAGGTTATAAAGTAACGGTACGCGGCAGTGGTACGGTAACTACACAATCGGTTACCGGCGGCAGTTTAATACCAAAGGGTTCACGCATAACAATAGAACTGGAATGA
- the rsmH gene encoding 16S rRNA (cytosine(1402)-N(4))-methyltransferase RsmH gives MSEYHVPVMLQECIDGLNIQKDGTYVDVTFGGGGHSREILKHLGDKGTLVAFDQDADAQQNLIDDERFVFVDQNFRYLKNFCRLHGAIPADGILADLGVSSYQFDQAERGFSIRFDAELDMRMNQLGELTAKDVVNNYTAAELHRIFGIYGEIQNAKSLAETIVTARLNAPIVTIADLKNAISNRIPKGKENKYLAQVFQALRIEVNQELEALKDFLTQSAEVLAVGGRLVVMSYHSLEDRLVKNFIAKGKFSGELEKDLYGNDNRPFDAISRGAITASADEISNNNRARSAKLRIAVKK, from the coding sequence ATGAGTGAGTATCACGTACCGGTAATGTTGCAGGAATGCATTGATGGCCTTAACATTCAAAAGGATGGCACCTACGTGGATGTGACTTTTGGCGGGGGTGGACATTCGCGCGAGATATTAAAGCATTTGGGTGATAAGGGTACTCTGGTAGCTTTTGATCAGGATGCAGACGCTCAGCAGAATTTAATTGATGATGAGCGTTTTGTTTTTGTTGACCAGAATTTCCGCTATCTCAAGAACTTTTGCCGTTTACACGGGGCTATCCCGGCCGATGGCATACTAGCAGATCTGGGTGTTTCGTCCTATCAGTTTGATCAGGCCGAACGGGGGTTCTCCATTCGTTTTGATGCCGAACTTGATATGAGGATGAATCAATTGGGTGAGCTTACCGCTAAGGATGTGGTAAATAATTATACTGCTGCCGAACTGCACCGCATTTTTGGTATTTACGGTGAAATACAAAACGCTAAATCACTGGCCGAAACTATTGTGACCGCACGTTTGAACGCGCCGATAGTGACCATTGCCGATCTGAAAAATGCGATAAGCAACCGTATTCCTAAGGGTAAAGAAAATAAATACCTGGCACAGGTATTCCAGGCATTACGTATAGAGGTTAACCAGGAGCTGGAAGCCCTGAAAGATTTTTTAACCCAATCGGCCGAAGTATTGGCTGTTGGTGGCAGGCTGGTGGTAATGTCATACCATTCGCTTGAAGACAGGCTGGTTAAAAATTTTATAGCCAAGGGTAAGTTCAGCGGAGAGCTGGAAAAAGACTTATATGGTAATGATAACAGGCCGTTTGACGCCATAAGCCGCGGGGCTATAACAGCATCAGCAGATGAAATAAGTAATAATAACAGGGCACGGAGCGCTAAATTAAGAATAGCTGTAAAAAAATGA
- a CDS encoding FtsL-like putative cell division protein — MTNRLRTEIREDEEAEENLIVEEKPVREIPDNFFTQLFTKGILSTERATSALPFVLYLALLGMIYIANMHLAEKTIRDIDDLNKEVKERGWDYKTAKADMAFKSTLTEVAKRADTLGVRQSVEPPQKITVEEEVRDGN; from the coding sequence ATGACAAATCGTTTGCGTACAGAAATTCGGGAGGATGAAGAAGCGGAAGAAAATCTTATCGTTGAGGAAAAACCAGTAAGGGAAATTCCTGATAATTTTTTCACCCAGCTTTTCACCAAAGGCATTCTCTCAACAGAGCGGGCTACCAGTGCGCTGCCATTTGTGCTATACCTGGCTTTGCTGGGTATGATATACATAGCTAATATGCACCTGGCCGAGAAAACGATACGTGACATTGATGATCTGAATAAAGAAGTAAAAGAACGGGGCTGGGATTATAAAACAGCAAAAGCCGACATGGCTTTTAAAAGCACATTAACAGAGGTAGCCAAACGTGCCGATACCCTTGGGGTGAGGCAATCGGTTGAGCCTCCTCAAAAAATAACAGTAGAGGAGGAAGTACGGGATGGGAATTAG
- a CDS encoding division/cell wall cluster transcriptional repressor MraZ, translating to MPYLTGNFECKLDPKSRMMIPAGLKKKLPEIETEGIVINCGFKNNLVIYTKSQWDKRLDELGKLNEFDEDSADFIRYFTSGATELTLDAAGRVLIPKFLLEHAGIKSDVMLTCQLNKVEVWDAEVYKSTYLKMPKDFAALAQKVLGSKAGRGDE from the coding sequence ATGCCTTATTTAACCGGAAATTTTGAATGCAAGCTGGATCCTAAATCAAGGATGATGATACCTGCTGGGCTCAAAAAAAAGCTTCCGGAAATTGAAACAGAGGGCATTGTGATCAATTGTGGCTTTAAAAACAACCTCGTTATCTATACTAAATCCCAATGGGATAAAAGGCTGGATGAACTGGGTAAACTTAATGAATTTGACGAAGATAGCGCTGACTTTATAAGGTATTTTACCAGTGGGGCTACAGAACTTACACTTGATGCTGCCGGGAGGGTTTTAATACCTAAGTTTTTACTGGAGCATGCGGGTATTAAATCAGATGTGATGTTAACCTGCCAGTTGAATAAGGTTGAAGTTTGGGATGCGGAAGTATATAAGTCTACCTACCTTAAAATGCCAAAAGATTTTGCGGCATTGGCACAAAAGGTATTAGGAAGTAAAGCAGGGAGGGGAGATGAGTGA